TAAACACCAAAATCCAATTAAAAACTACAAATCAAAATGGTATCACAAACTAAATAAATAATAAATAAAGACTTAAAACAACCACTAGAAATAAACTAAATAACTTAATACACCTCAACTTTACTTTCCTGTTGGCAATCTCATTAAATATGCCCTCTCTGCAAAAGAGCGTTGAGAGGTCTGTCGAATCATCAGAAAAGTAACTCATGGGCCGTCCAAGAACTCTCAACGGCAGTGTCATTTCAACCGATAATAAAGTGTGCCAAGACTCGTGCCTAGGGGACACAAAACTCAGTTTTATTTATTAACCAGCTAAACCTAAGTATCTTATCCAAAAAAAACAGAAAGTAAACTATTTACTACAATCCTCATTGTAAATATAATTATAAAAAACAAGAATTCACGATAGGAATTACTTGTTTAAATCCGATTGTTTTTTAATCGCACTTTCTTGCATCAACTTGCAAGTAACACTCTATTGCTCCAGCGGACCTAAAACAGAGGGGAGATTTCGCTCCTCTTTTTCTTTGGGAATGCACTCTGGCGCTCAGTAGCCTTTTCAAGTCACTGTCGCGCCCTGTGTAATGTCACAAAGAAAAACCAAAAAACCAACCACCGCTCAGATAGCTGGCTGGAGCACTAGCGAAAGGCGAAATTTTGCAAAATTCTACAGTTTTTGCAATCAACAGTTTAATGCAGGTTTAATAAAGGTAGGTCATGGGGGTCAATTTTTTTACAAACCATCCCTTTTCCGTTGAATTTCACTCAAATGAATATAAATTAGAGAAAAGTGATATTGGCAAAATCATCGTAGCCACAGCGATTGGTTCCCTTCTATTTCTTGTGGGGGGCGTGTTCGCCTTCTTTGCTGCCTCGTACTATTTCAGGTCGAAAAAAATAGAGCAGCTAACTCAAGAAAGCAATCCACAAACAAAAAAGATAGCCGATCTCAAAAACAGGGTTTTACCGTCTGCTACGCAGGGCAATTTTGCAGTCAGCGCATGGACAGCCTCTCACGAATCATTAAAGAGCCTATTTGTAAAAAAGTGCGAAGCTGAGATGGGAGCTCATTTAAGCCCCGGTCAAAAGCATACGCTATCTTTATTCTTTGAAAAGGCTATAAGCACCGCAGAGCCGCAAGACGCTCTTAATGATCTGATCGCCAGCCAGATCAACCAAGCAGGCGGCTGGGGCGAAGAAAAAGCAGGGCATATTCGTTACCATCTGCTTCCCCTAATGCCCGCCACACAATCCCAGCTAGCCTTGAAGGCACAGTTTGTCAGCACTATGGATAGCACGATGGGCGGTAAATTGGACTACATCCAAACACACACTTTGTGCTCACTGTTTGATCAGGCTGTCGAGACAGCCCAGCCACGCGCGACTCTTGAGGAGTTAATCAATAAAAAAACCCAAAAGAATGACGGGTGGGGTGAACAAAAAGCGCTGCACATCTCTGCAAATCTTCTGCCCCTGATGCCTCAGCTTGGGGCGGGTTCGCAGATTTCTCCTGCTAAAGCCATAGCAGGAAAATACATCCATGAAATCGGAGCTAGGCTTGTTTGTTTTTATAAAACCGGTCCCACAGAATTTTTAGGGAACTTTGCACTATGCCCCAATGGTGTCAAAGTGTTTGGAGAAACCTTCAAATGCACCGAGGCGGCGTTTCAGTGGCGAAAATATTACCTTGCTGCTGTCAACAACAATCGTCAAGACCTGCTTAACGACCCTTTAATGAGACAATTTTTTTCCTGTGACGGTGAGAAGGCGTTTCAGATCAACAAGCAGCTGACAAACAAATATCCCAATGTATTTGCTTCGCAGTGGAAGAATGGAGTGCGAGATCAAGTGATGTGGCATGTGCTGCAGGCGAAATTTCAACAGAACCCGTCCCTCTTCAACCTTTTAAAAGACACTAAAGGAGCTTACCTGCTGGAGCACAACGAAGCGAAACGAGACGATTACTGGTCTGATAACAGCGATGGATCGGGGAAGAATATGCTAGGAAAAATGCTGATGGCGATCAGGGATGGAAAAGACGGTCCGCCTCCGAATGATTCGAGTGACCAGCAGAAAGTGAAGGCTTACGCCCTTTATGCCAATCAACCTGGTGCCCTAGGCTATAACATCTTTTGACTCCTCCCCCAAGTGAGTTAAGCCACTGCCTGCAACTTTAAACTGCGCTCACCCCTCTTCAAGATGCTTAGCAGCTAGCGACTGTCCACAAACTGAAAGCATATGATTGGTTTGTGGACAGGCTCTAAGAGCCTGGACCGACAGCCTGCCTTCGGCGGGCCGAATCGATGTTTCATAATGACCACCACTGAGGCAACTTGGAGGTCTAGTACGTGCGGTATGCTCCCATGGGGCAGCTATCCGCACTCGGTAAGACACCGAGCAAGTCTCAAATGAGCCATATCACTCGCCTGAAAAGGGGCCGGTCACCTCATCTTCAAGCTTTTTACACTTATTCACTCCCCCAAGCTCTCCTAAATCCAACCTATTTATTTTAGAACACTTGTGCAATAGACGCCTCGTGCACCCTATAAAACCAAAGAAACCACTTTAGATTAAATCAATCTAAAAACAAATCTCATAGTTAATATAAAATCACCGAAAAATCACAGTTGGTTGTATCATTAAATAAAAGAACCAAAGAGGTTTTTTATGTCTATCAGCGTTGGAACCTTTAACATGCTAGACCCCCAATTTGCACTCAATCACAACCAGAAGGAGGGACTCACTAAGACCGGGCAAAGCAACTGGCCGACAAGGAAGCAAGGGATCGTCAAACTGCTCAATGAATCCAAATTAGATGTGATCTGTTTGCAGGAAATCAGCCCAAAGTCTCTCAATGACATCAAAACGGATCTAAACGGCCAGTATGTCATCAAATACATCAAGCACGCAGAAAGATCCGATGGCGTAGCCATTCTTTATAAAAAAACATTTAAGGAAGTTAATTCGCAGACTCTGAGTTTGCATGGGCTGAATTCTGGATACGTTGATTTGAAAGACCAGCTATCAGGTCGAGTGATCCGGGTAGCCAATTGTCATCTCTTAGGCGGCAACAAGCAGAATCAGGGAAAAGAGCAAATCGAGAAACTCTTAGAGCGAGTTGACACCGATCCCTCTAAAGAAGGGGCGATTGCAGCCCGTATTATCACAGGCGATTTTAATGCCGACGAGAAGCAATTGAATAACCCGAACTCGAAATTCGACGCCTTGAAAAAGGCTAGCTATCAGTTTGATGGAGACTTAAGTGCCACTGAAATCGCCAATAACCGCCATATCGACTGGATCTGGATCCGCGGAGACTCCCGCCTCTCTCACCTCGATGTACCACAGCCCCAATTGGTCAGCGACCATGCGCTGCTTGCCACAAAAATCACCTTCAAAGCGTCAGCTATGACAGATCACGTGCCTTCCAAGGTAAAAGCTAAGCCCACCCTCTTTCAAAACGTGGGCCGTCAAGACAAAGCCACCTCTCCCAAAACGGTATCCCATGCTAAGCCTTTGCAATTCCAGAAGCCATCGCAAGCAAAAAAAGCGCTCCGGCCCAAACCCAATAGGGGCAACAAGGCTGTATCCTTCGGAGACCGCATCAAGGCATTCTTTGGAGGAATTATCAACTTCTTTGCTAAACTGTTCAGGCTGCGCTCTTAGAGACAGTTAAATTCCTAAAAGCAAGAGCGCACAACCCCACCATCCACACGAAGGGAAGCTCCCGTGATCGCAGAAGCCAGGGGGCTGCAGGCGAAAACCACTAACGCCGCCACCTCTTCGACTTTTGCAAAGCGCTGGAT
The sequence above is drawn from the Estrella lausannensis genome and encodes:
- a CDS encoding NADAR family protein, with amino-acid sequence MGVNFFTNHPFSVEFHSNEYKLEKSDIGKIIVATAIGSLLFLVGGVFAFFAASYYFRSKKIEQLTQESNPQTKKIADLKNRVLPSATQGNFAVSAWTASHESLKSLFVKKCEAEMGAHLSPGQKHTLSLFFEKAISTAEPQDALNDLIASQINQAGGWGEEKAGHIRYHLLPLMPATQSQLALKAQFVSTMDSTMGGKLDYIQTHTLCSLFDQAVETAQPRATLEELINKKTQKNDGWGEQKALHISANLLPLMPQLGAGSQISPAKAIAGKYIHEIGARLVCFYKTGPTEFLGNFALCPNGVKVFGETFKCTEAAFQWRKYYLAAVNNNRQDLLNDPLMRQFFSCDGEKAFQINKQLTNKYPNVFASQWKNGVRDQVMWHVLQAKFQQNPSLFNLLKDTKGAYLLEHNEAKRDDYWSDNSDGSGKNMLGKMLMAIRDGKDGPPPNDSSDQQKVKAYALYANQPGALGYNIF
- a CDS encoding endonuclease/exonuclease/phosphatase family protein, translating into MSISVGTFNMLDPQFALNHNQKEGLTKTGQSNWPTRKQGIVKLLNESKLDVICLQEISPKSLNDIKTDLNGQYVIKYIKHAERSDGVAILYKKTFKEVNSQTLSLHGLNSGYVDLKDQLSGRVIRVANCHLLGGNKQNQGKEQIEKLLERVDTDPSKEGAIAARIITGDFNADEKQLNNPNSKFDALKKASYQFDGDLSATEIANNRHIDWIWIRGDSRLSHLDVPQPQLVSDHALLATKITFKASAMTDHVPSKVKAKPTLFQNVGRQDKATSPKTVSHAKPLQFQKPSQAKKALRPKPNRGNKAVSFGDRIKAFFGGIINFFAKLFRLRS